A single Mesomycoplasma bovoculi M165/69 DNA region contains:
- the greA gene encoding transcription elongation factor GreA has product MNKNNNFSDQILLTQQKLNEFKKELDHLVKVERNKAIEDIKEAREQGDLSENAEYDAARERQGIIESRIRELEAIISKAKIIVTDRSSSKISIGSLVTIENQETKERQTFQIVSSMDADPFQNKISNFSPMAEVLLGQSEGDEVEVDVSEKYSVKIIKVVNG; this is encoded by the coding sequence ATGAATAAAAATAATAATTTTTCTGATCAAATTCTTCTTACACAACAAAAATTAAATGAATTTAAGAAAGAATTAGATCACCTTGTCAAAGTTGAAAGAAATAAAGCCATCGAAGACATCAAAGAGGCGCGTGAGCAAGGTGACCTTTCTGAAAATGCAGAATATGACGCGGCTCGTGAACGCCAAGGAATTATAGAATCTAGAATTCGTGAACTAGAAGCTATTATTTCTAAAGCTAAAATAATTGTCACTGATAGAAGTAGTTCAAAAATTTCTATTGGTTCTTTAGTGACAATTGAAAACCAAGAAACTAAAGAAAGACAAACTTTTCAAATTGTTAGTTCAATGGATGCCGATCCCTTTCAAAATAAAATTTCCAATTTTTCTCCAATGGCCGAAGTTCTTTTAGGTCAGTCTGAAGGTGATGAAGTTGAAGTGGATGTATCTGAAAAATATTCAGTTAAAATAATCAAAGTTGTGAATGGTTAA
- a CDS encoding MATE family efflux transporter, with translation MFESLKFNGIKQYFPDSKSKWISLTKITIPVVLSSLFLSLNNFVDNFMVSRISGGITAVGLANVWTGIIFSFLISINAIGSIIFSQYWGKKDFVHARMTNNVRLILNFSLALLMAIFAWSMPDKMIYLVQSSSNGVGEIGKTIELAQKYLFAIAFSWILFAFTVTTSASLRESGSIKASMAFVFLTLILNVSLNLILIPYLGVVGSAIATVSARMVTSIGLYTYQFFYKKELRIVIWKIFDIKKIIWRQYLKRAWGLFFSVVAGVSISIRVIFWAQGMPAGSLGVDSTDHLYKYWGIGFLTVSGITSTIANILFVAYGSIQSNISISVGRKLGQNRIDEAIKEAKMLKGYMFTFSLILSLFTLIVIFVLSNTELLVGGIKEQVQKGLQDYFKDKHLTINDNFIQEQQKLAVDYFLRQIFWVSLIIVVLNPFWIQLNTSINIVAAGGRSNLTGIWNFALAIGQTLWQAFNVFVLLPLIPDVGFKLIATSLIFYSSDIVKWIMFEILYLKTKWAINITTNDGDIQIA, from the coding sequence ATGTTTGAATCACTTAAATTCAATGGTATTAAACAATATTTTCCTGACTCGAAATCTAAGTGAATAAGTCTAACCAAAATTACAATTCCAGTTGTTTTAAGTTCTTTATTTTTATCTTTAAATAATTTTGTTGATAATTTTATGGTTTCCCGAATCAGTGGTGGAATAACTGCTGTTGGTTTAGCTAATGTTTGAACTGGAATTATTTTTTCATTTTTAATATCAATAAATGCAATTGGTTCAATTATTTTTAGCCAGTATTGAGGTAAAAAAGATTTCGTTCATGCTAGAATGACAAATAATGTTAGACTAATTTTAAACTTTAGTCTAGCTTTATTAATGGCCATATTTGCTTGAAGTATGCCGGATAAAATGATCTATTTAGTTCAAAGTTCAAGTAATGGGGTTGGTGAAATAGGAAAAACAATTGAACTAGCTCAAAAATATTTATTTGCAATTGCTTTTTCTTGAATTTTATTCGCTTTTACAGTAACAACTTCAGCTTCATTGAGAGAAAGTGGTTCTATAAAAGCTTCTATGGCTTTTGTTTTTTTAACCTTAATCTTAAATGTAAGCTTGAACTTAATTTTAATTCCATATTTAGGAGTTGTTGGATCAGCAATTGCCACAGTATCTGCAAGAATGGTTACTTCAATTGGTTTATATACATACCAATTTTTTTATAAAAAAGAATTACGAATTGTAATTTGAAAAATTTTTGACATTAAAAAAATTATTTGAAGACAATATTTAAAACGTGCTTGAGGATTGTTTTTCTCTGTAGTTGCTGGTGTGTCAATTTCAATTAGAGTAATTTTTTGAGCACAAGGAATGCCAGCAGGAAGTTTGGGAGTTGATTCTACAGATCATCTATACAAATATTGGGGAATAGGTTTTTTAACAGTGTCGGGAATAACTTCTACAATTGCAAATATACTTTTTGTTGCTTATGGTTCAATTCAATCTAATATTTCTATTTCAGTTGGACGTAAATTAGGACAAAATAGAATTGATGAAGCAATTAAAGAGGCCAAAATGTTAAAAGGTTATATGTTTACTTTTTCATTAATTTTGTCACTCTTTACCCTAATAGTAATTTTTGTTCTTTCAAATACAGAATTACTTGTTGGTGGAATTAAAGAACAAGTTCAAAAAGGTTTACAAGATTACTTTAAAGATAAACATTTAACTATTAATGACAATTTTATTCAAGAACAACAAAAACTTGCAGTAGACTACTTTTTAAGACAAATATTTTGAGTTTCACTAATAATTGTTGTTTTAAATCCATTTTGAATTCAATTAAACACTTCTATTAACATTGTTGCAGCAGGTGGGCGTTCAAATCTTACTGGAATATGAAATTTTGCACTTGCAATTGGTCAAACACTTTGACAAGCATTTAATGTGTTTGTGTTACTACCTTTAATTCCTGATGTAGGATTTAAATTAATTGCCACATCATTGATATTTTATTCTTCAGACATAGTTAAATGAATTATGTTCGAGATATTATACTTGAAAACAAAATGGGCCATAAACATTACAACAAATGATGGCGATATTCAAATAGCCTAG
- a CDS encoding ECF transporter S component: MKKWNNLQISFIAIFISIAVIMLIIAVRLAPFTILPTFRQSIIGLPIKITGFIFGPVIGFLTGLLSDLIAFLFIPGVYSYWYTIYMAITGLIPGLFFWLFIKQGKKWFEKENLLKKLEIKINYLKSNALLLEDFQKREKENKKIKLYEAKFQKISNWKNEKSLINFYWIASTIILLIIMVSIVLGVSFSTVDFSKFKLVKNKLGFIILILFGTSTMTTFLFVARFSNFFLKKDRYLTMVPIVAFSAVHEPIASLISAQGDVQSGALVDFSTALLTRLITSPVKIWTNLSIIYFTSRVIIPLVHKKISYNI; this comes from the coding sequence ATAAAAAAATGGAATAATTTGCAGATTTCTTTTATTGCTATTTTTATTTCTATAGCTGTAATAATGTTAATTATTGCAGTCAGATTAGCTCCTTTTACAATTTTACCAACCTTTAGACAGTCAATCATTGGACTACCTATTAAAATAACTGGATTTATTTTTGGGCCTGTTATTGGGTTTTTAACTGGATTGCTTTCCGATTTAATAGCTTTTTTATTTATTCCAGGTGTATATTCTTACTGGTACACAATTTATATGGCGATAACAGGATTGATTCCTGGATTATTTTTTTGATTGTTTATAAAACAAGGAAAAAAATGATTTGAAAAAGAAAATTTGCTAAAAAAACTTGAAATTAAAATTAATTACCTTAAATCTAATGCTTTGTTACTTGAGGATTTTCAAAAAAGGGAAAAAGAAAATAAAAAAATTAAACTTTATGAAGCAAAGTTTCAAAAAATTTCTAATTGAAAAAATGAGAAATCTTTAATTAATTTTTATTGAATTGCAAGTACGATTATTTTATTAATAATAATGGTCTCTATAGTTTTGGGAGTTTCATTTTCAACAGTAGATTTTTCTAAATTCAAATTAGTTAAAAATAAGTTGGGGTTTATTATTTTAATTTTATTCGGAACATCCACAATGACAACCTTTTTATTTGTTGCTAGATTTTCTAATTTTTTTCTTAAAAAAGATAGATATTTAACAATGGTTCCAATTGTTGCTTTCTCAGCAGTTCATGAGCCAATTGCAAGTCTTATTTCAGCCCAAGGAGATGTTCAATCTGGAGCATTAGTGGATTTTTCAACTGCTTTATTAACCCGCTTAATAACATCACCTGTTAAAATTTGAACAAATTTATCTATAATTTACTTTACTTCTAGAGTGATTATTCCTCTTGTTCACAAAAAAATTTCTTATAATATTTAA